The DNA segment CTGGATTCCTTGCACTGACTGCTCGACGAGTGCGGTGCCCTGCAGCAATTGCGTCACCGCGCGGGCGGTATCGCCCAGGCTGCTGCGTATGTCGGCCATCCCTGACCCCAGTTCCCGCGCCGCCCGGCATCCATCCTCTCCCTGGATATGCGCTGCGGCGAAATCCGACCGGGCGCTGTTGGCCATTTCGTCGACGCTGGCCAGGCTGCGTTCAATTTGTTCGCTGGCGGCCGCGATCATGTTCACCCGCTGGCTTTGCTCGCTGCCCTGGACATTGGCCTTTTGCGCCAGCTGCTCCAGCGCCTGGCTGGCAAAGCGCACCTCACTGTTCAGGCGATCCGTACCGCGCAGTCGTTCACTGCACGCGACCAAAAGCGCCGCCTCATCGTTGGCAGATCGGGACCGGAGCAGGCGCGCCAGTTCATCGAACCAGAATGCCTCGCTGCAGCGCTGGCGCACCTGATGCAGATGCAGGGAGAGGGCCAGGTAGAGCGTCCCCAGGACAAGCCCAAGGGCCATTACCGGCTGAGCTGCGTACGCGCAGGCCGCAGCGCCAAGTGCGGTACCGATGGGCAGCCACGCGCCGTCCTGAATGCGGGCAACCAGGGCGATACCTGGCTCGAATGGCAGACAGGGCATCCGTTGCCCAGGCGTTCGTTGGATGTCCCGAGTGAGTCGGGTCGCTCCATCGATAACAGGTTCACCGGAGTCTGCGAGATTGCTCATGGTCGGATTCCCAGGTGGAGTGAAGGCTGTCCTTCGTTCAGGGTCGTGCTGCGTCCTTGCAACCTGGCAGGCCAGGTCGGTGTGGGGCGCAGGAGCCCGCACACCGATGGCCCACCAGTTACGGGCCGGGGTTCGTCA comes from the Pseudomonas sp. TCU-HL1 genome and includes:
- a CDS encoding methyl-accepting chemotaxis protein, translating into MSNLADSGEPVIDGATRLTRDIQRTPGQRMPCLPFEPGIALVARIQDGAWLPIGTALGAAACAYAAQPVMALGLVLGTLYLALSLHLHQVRQRCSEAFWFDELARLLRSRSANDEAALLVACSERLRGTDRLNSEVRFASQALEQLAQKANVQGSEQSQRVNMIAAASEQIERSLASVDEMANSARSDFAAAHIQGEDGCRAARELGSGMADIRSSLGDTARAVTQLLQGTALVEQSVQGIQDLARRTQLLALNASIEAARAGEQGRGFAVVADEVRQMATATDKTTREIISAATAIAGAVNQVSKEVEHHRELLERGSGQSNSLAESLDRLARKSQENLQRFDNMQQALVEHHQANQSLGEQLQQISTSLQVQSRQTHDLHDLTRYLTRLTGGATP